The genomic region AACGGCCGCACCGAGCCGCTGCAGGTGTTCGGGCCGGCTGGCCTCGATGAGGTGCTTACCATGCAGTTCCGGCACTCCTACACCCAGCTCAGCTTCGAGCTCGACTTCACGGCCGTGGATACCACGCAGCACGCCCAGGTGTTCGAAGACAAGAACCTGACCGTGCATACGCTGCCCATGCGCCACCGCATTCCGTGCTGTGGCTACCTGTTTCGGGAGAAGCCCAAGCGCCGGCGCCTGCTGGCTTCCCGGCTGCCCAATGGCCTCACCCCGGCCCAGCTCACGGCCCTCACCCTCGGCGAGGATCTGCTGGATGAGCAGGGCCAGTTGCTGGTGGCCAACGCCGCCGTTACCGCCGAGCCCAAGCGCGCCCGCAGCTACGCCTTCTGCTCCGATACGATGTACACGGAGAGCCTGGCCGACCTCGTGCACGGCGTAGACCTGCTCTACCACGAGGCCACGTTTATGGACGATCTGCGGGAGCGGGCCGCCGTGACGCACCACTCCACGGCCCGGCAGGCCGGTCTGCTGGCACGGCGGGCCGAAGTACACCGCCTGCTCATCGGCCACTTCAGCAGCCGCTACCGCGACCTGGAGCCGCTGCTGAACGAGGCCAAAACCCAGTTTGAGTGGACGGAGCTGGCCGTGGAAGGCCTCACTATTTCGCTGGCCGAGTAGGCAAAACGTCATACAGAGGCGCAGCCGAAGCATGACGGCCATTCTAATACCCGAAATCAACCGTTGGTTTCCCTCTCCCCTTCTATGCCCCAACCTTTATCCCACAAAAAGCAGCAGCTCTACCTCGTCCTTAGCGGTATTTTCATCGTCAATGCACTGCTGGCCGAAATTATTGGTGTAAAGATATTCTCGGTTGAAGCCCTCATGGGCCTGCCCGGCAACCTCACGGCGGGCGTGCTCATCTGGCCCGTGGTGTTCGTCACGACGGACATCATCAACGAGTATTTCGGCAAGGCAGGCGTGCTGCGTGTGAGCTACCTCACGGTGGCGCTTATCCTGTTTGCCTTCGTGGTGATATATGCCACCACCAAGCTGCCGCCGGCCGCTTTCTGGCTCGATGTCAACAAGACCGACGCCGAAGGGCGCCCCTTCAACATCGACTTCGCCTACCAGAGCATTTTCCGGCAGGGCCTGGGCATTATTGCCGGTTCCATCACGGCGTTCGGCATTGGGCAGGTGCTCGATGCCACGGTGTTTCAGCTGCTACGGCGGGCCACCGGCGGGCGCTACATCTGGCTGCGGGCCACGGGCTCCACGCTGGTGTCGCAGCTCGTCGATTCGTTTGTGGTGCTGTACGTGGCCTTTTATTTGTTCGGCAACTGGACGCTGGACCAGGTGCTGAGCGTGGCCAACACCAATTACTGGTATAAATTCGCAGCTGCCATCCTGCTCACGCCCGTGCTCTACCTCGCCCACTTCCTCATCGACCGGTACCTCGGCGAAGAAGCCACGCAGGAGTTGCAGCAGGAAGCCACGGCTGATGCGGCAGTGTAATAACTATTATTTCCGGCTTATATGCGCCTCTTTTTGCTAATTATCAGCCTGTTAATTCCGCAGGCACTAATGGCCCAGTTTAACTCTTTTGAGGCTGGTTCCTACCGGCTAGCCGCCGACAAGACCGTCCATCACGAAGCCCGGATTAAGTTGCGTGGCAGCTCCACGTTAATAGTAAAGGATGCGAAAGGTGGTACCAGCAAATACACCCCGGCAAATGTGCTTTCCTTTCAACTAGGAGCCAGGAAATTCATTTCCGTCAGGGATTTTGACGTGGAAATGGGGCTGGCCAGCCAGACAATTGACGAGGCGTTTGTGCAGTTGCTCGACAGTGGCGCGCTGGTACTGATGCGCTACGAGTTTACCGTAGGCGGCCCTATGATGGTGGGAGCAGGCGGAAGCATGAGTGGTGGCGGAAGCTCCACGTACGAGGTCTATTTGCTGCGCTGGAACAATGAACTCTCGATTGCGCACATCCCGGCCAACCGCCTGACGGGTGGCGGCCCGAAATTCCGTGATGCACTTGTGCCCTACTTGCGGCAGCGGCCCGACCTGAGCAAGCTGGTAGAAAACAAACAAGTTACCATTGACAACCTACCGGCTATTGTTCGGGCTTTCAATTCCGGTCAGCCTTATGCGGCCGTCAATTCTACTTCTACTTCCGACTGATTTCTTTTCATCATGTCCCGCATCCTCACCGGCATTCAAAGCACAGGCCGCCCGCATTTGGGTAACCTGCTGGGCGCCATCCTCCCAGCCATCGAGCTGTCCAGGAACACGGCCAACGAGTCGTTGTACTTCATTGCCGATCTGCACTCCCTGACGACCGTGCGCGACGCCGAAACGCTGCGCCAGAACACGTACGCCGTGGCGGCCGCATGGCTGGCCTGCGGCTTCGATACCGACCGCAACCTGTTCTACCGCCAGTCGGATGTGCCGCAGGTGACGGAGCTGACTTGGTACCTGAGTTGCTTCGCGCCCTACCCAATGCTGGCCAACGCCCACTCGTTCAAGGACAAGTCTGATAGGCTTTCCGACGTGAATGCGGGCCTGTTCACGTATCCGGTGCTGATGGCGGCGGATATTCTGCTCTATGATGCCGACGTGGTGCCGGTAGGCAAAGACCAGATTCAGCATTTGGAAATTACCCGCGACATTGCCTCGGCCTTCAACAGCCGCTACGGCGAAACCTTCGTGCTGCCCCAGGCCCGCGTCGATGAGCAGCTCATGACCATTCCCGGCCTCGATGGCCAGAAGATGAGCAAGAGCTACGGCAACATCATCGACATTTTCCAGGACGACAAGACCCTACTCAAGACCATTCGCAGCATCGTATCAGACAGCACCCCGCTGGAGGCCCCCAAAAACCCCGATACCGATACCACGTTCAAGCTGTTTTCGCTGCTGGCCACGCCCGAGCAGACCGCCGAAATGCGCCAGAACTACCTGAACGGTAACTACGGCTACGGCCACGCCAAAACGGCGTTGTTTGAGGTCATCCGCAGCCGGTTCGCCACCGAGCGGGAGCAGTTTAACTTCTACAGCGCCAACCTGCCCGAGGTAGACCGCAAGCTGGCCGAAGGGGCCGCCAAAGCCCAGGCCTACGGCTCGGAAGTGCTCAACAAAGTGCGCGAGAAGGTGGGGTATTCGCGCCGGTAGTCAGCACATAAACGGTCATCCTGAGCGCAGCGAAGGACCTTATCACGCCTGAACGGTTTCGTAACAACGAATCGTTCAGGCGTGATAAGGTCCTTCGCTGCGCTCAGGATGACCAGTACCTAAACTTACCACTTCCCCTTTTCAATAGGGCAGGCCGTCTACGCTGGGGTGCTGTTGCTCGCGGGAGAAGCTGAAGCCCACTTTGCTGCCGCGGCTCACCTGCTGGTTTTCCAGCTTCTGCTTCACCGATACTTTCTGAATATCATTGAGCGGCGGCGCAATCAGGTCATTGTTGACGGCGGCCACCATGGCGCTTTCCACGAACAGCCGAAGGCCGTCGGCCGTTATCGGGTTGTCCGACATGTCGTTATCAGGCAATTCCAGCTGCTGCACGCCTTCCAGGAAATAGTGGTTGTCGATGTTGATGAGCAGGCGGCCCACCAGATAGCCCGGGTCGTTAAGGCGCTGGTACTTGATGCTGTCGGCCATGAAGTTATAGGCCATGATGTGCCCGAAAAAGCGCCGCCGGAAGTCCTCCTGAACGTATTTGGTGTCCATCGGGCCGTAGTCGTCGGGGAAGGTCACGATGTTGGAGTGCATCACGAACACCAGCAGGTCGCCGGAGAAGCGGATGTGAAATTCCATTTCGTTGACGGGCCGGTACTCGATAATCACCGTCGAATCGACGGGCGTGATGCGGCGGCTGAGCTCCACCACCAGCTCCTGCGACACCTGCCGCAGCAGAGCAAACGTGGCCAGCGTGTTGCGGTAGATGGCCTGCTTGGCCGACGATTTCTGCCGCAGACCGTCAAAAATCAGGTCGAGGCGGTCAGTAGGGGCGGCGGCGGGAGCCCCGGGGGCGTGGGTGGCGGTATTGTTGGAGTTGGGCGTGCCGGCATTGGCGGTGGCTTCAGAAGCCGGGCGGGGCGGGGTGGCGGACTTGGGGGGCTTGGTAGTATCCATAGAGAGGCGGGAACAGAACGGTCCGCAGCACGGCGCGGCGGGCAGGAAAAGCCGCTACTGTGGCAGTTGCGGGTGATAGTATCTACGCAAAGTAGTGCGCGGTAAGTTTTAGCAATGCCCGGAGGCTACTTGGCACTACGGGCTGCCCCGCCGAATTGCGGTTGAGCAACGCGAACTACAAAGCGCCTTACTCCGGCTCGAAGGCCGGCGGCGCGCTCAGGGCCGCTGCCACCGGCCACGCGCTGCTACGGAAAGCCACCGTGCGCAGCCCGGCATACGGAAAACCGGGCGCGGGCGGCAGCAGCATCGGTTGGGCCAGCGGATGCGCCAAAGCCTCCCCTACCGTGCGCACCGCGCCGGCCGGCACCGCCAGACGCTCCAGCGCCGCCAGCAGCGTCTGGCCCGGCACTTCGGCAATGCGGTGGGCCAGTAGCTGTTCCAGCGCGGCGCGGTGAGCTACCCGGTCGGGGTTGCGGCGGAAGCGGGCTTCCCCAGACCACTGCGGCCGCTCCAACACCTGGCATAGCTGCTGAAACTGCCGGTCGGAGCCCACGGCCAGCAGCAGGCGCGTGCCGTCCTGTGCCGTGTACACGGTGCCGTAGGGCACAATGCTGGGGTGGCCCGAGCCCAAAGGCTGCGGCTCCTGGCCCGTGACGAGGTAGGTAGCGGCCTGGTTGGCCAGCGAGGCCAGCGCGCTATCCAGCAAGCTCACCTGTACCAGCGCGCCCCGGCCGGTTCGCTCGCGGCGGTAAAGGGCCGTGAGCAGGCCTTCCTTGAGCTGGTGGGCGGTGAGCAAATCGATGAGGGCCACCGGCATTTTCTGGGGCGGCTGGCCGGGGCCGGGGGCGTTGAGGTGCATGAAACCGATTTCGGCCTGCAGCACGGCGTCGTAGCCGGCGCGGGTTTCCGTGGGGCCGTAGCCGGTGATGTGGCCGTAAATCAGGCGCGGGTTCAGGGCCGCCAACGTGGCGTAGTCGGCGCACAGCTTCTCGGCGTCGCCGGGCTTGTAGCTGGTCAGCACGATGTCGGCGGCGGCGGTTAGCTGGTGCAGCGCGGCTTGGCCGGCGGCGGTGGTCAGGTCCAGCGTCTGGCTGCGCTTGCCCCAGTTAGCACTGCTGAAATAGGCCGTGACGGTGGTGGCGGGGTCTTCGGCCGGGGTGCGCCAGGTGCGCGTCACGTCGCCAACCGGGGCTTCCAGCTTCAGCACGTCGGCCCCCAGCTCGGCCAGAAACTGACCCACCTGCGGCCCGGCCAGCACCGAGGCCAGCTCCAGCACACGCAAACCGGTTAGGGGGAGTTCATCAGAAGAATTCATGCGGCCGAAGGTAGCACCCGCCCCGATTTACCGCCGCCCGGCCCGCGCAAACACCGGAAATACCACCTCCCGCTCGCCCGGCCCCCACAGGCGCGTCACCTCGTCAGCCAGCAGCAAAACCGTATCCTGGCCGTGCTGCTGCTGGTATTTCACTACGCTCGACCACGTGCGCAGGTAGTTCAGAAACCACTCCGCCGACCACTGCCGCCGCACCTCGAAGCGGGCCTGCTGCACCTCGTCAAACGGGAACGGCAGGCGGGCGTACTCGTCGGTGATGTGCCAGCGGTTGGCGTCCCAGTAGGGGCGCATGGTGTCGTTGTGGAAGTGCTGCACCAATGGGTCCAGCGCGGGGCTGATGCACAGCAGGCCGTAGCCCCACTCCGCCACCACGCCGCCGGGTTGCAGCACGCGGCGCACCTCGGCGTTGAAAGCGGCCATGTCAAACCAGTGCACGGCCTGGGCCACCGTCACCAGATCGAAGCTGGCGGCGGCAAACGGCGTGTGCTCGGCCGGGGCTTGCTGGTAGGTGATGTTGGGCTGCCGGGCCGCCTGGGCCAGCTGCGCCGCGCTGATGTCGGTGGCTTCTACCTGCCCGAAATGCCTGGCCAGCACGGCGGCCACCTGCCCGTTGCCGGTGGCGCAGTCCCAGGCCCGGCCGTGGCCCGGCACCTGCGGCAGCAGCCAGCCGTAAAGCGCCGCCGGATAGTCGATGCGGTAGCGGGCGTAGAGGTCAGCCTGGGCAGAGAATCGGTCGAGCATGGATGGAGGGATGGTTGAATTGGTGGATTGATGGATTGTAGATAAACAGAACGTCATTCCGAGCTTGCGAGGAATCTCGCGTGCTGATGTTGCAACGCTAACCATACGGTTACAACGAAGCGGGAGAGATGCTTCGGCTGCGCTCAGCATGACGGTTACCATTACAACGTCAGCACGCGAGATTCCTCGCAAGCTCGAAATGACGTTCCAGAAGAGACGTTACCAAAACGGTGTTCCTGAAACGACGTTCCCGGAATACCGTTCTTGACAACCCGTTGCAACACTTGCTTCCCCAATAACGAAAAACGCTCATGTCCTCTCCCATCCAAACCGGCCTGCTGGCTTACGGCATGTCGGGCCGCATTTTTCACGCGCCGTTTCTGAGCACGCACTCGGGCTTTGCGCTGCGGGCCGTGGTGGAGCGCAGCCGTAAGAAGATGGCCCAGCCCTACCCCAGCATCATCAGCTACGACAGCGTAGCCGAACTGCTGGACGACCCGCAGCTGGAGCTGGTGGTGGTGAACACGCCCAACGACACCCATTTTGCCCTCGC from Hymenobacter canadensis harbors:
- a CDS encoding queuosine precursor transporter, producing the protein MPQPLSHKKQQLYLVLSGIFIVNALLAEIIGVKIFSVEALMGLPGNLTAGVLIWPVVFVTTDIINEYFGKAGVLRVSYLTVALILFAFVVIYATTKLPPAAFWLDVNKTDAEGRPFNIDFAYQSIFRQGLGIIAGSITAFGIGQVLDATVFQLLRRATGGRYIWLRATGSTLVSQLVDSFVVLYVAFYLFGNWTLDQVLSVANTNYWYKFAAAILLTPVLYLAHFLIDRYLGEEATQELQQEATADAAV
- the trpS gene encoding tryptophan--tRNA ligase, which encodes MSRILTGIQSTGRPHLGNLLGAILPAIELSRNTANESLYFIADLHSLTTVRDAETLRQNTYAVAAAWLACGFDTDRNLFYRQSDVPQVTELTWYLSCFAPYPMLANAHSFKDKSDRLSDVNAGLFTYPVLMAADILLYDADVVPVGKDQIQHLEITRDIASAFNSRYGETFVLPQARVDEQLMTIPGLDGQKMSKSYGNIIDIFQDDKTLLKTIRSIVSDSTPLEAPKNPDTDTTFKLFSLLATPEQTAEMRQNYLNGNYGYGHAKTALFEVIRSRFATEREQFNFYSANLPEVDRKLAEGAAKAQAYGSEVLNKVREKVGYSRR
- a CDS encoding ribonuclease Z; amino-acid sequence: MEFELKILGSASATPFLDRHHTAQVLTVAGSQYLIDCGEGTQRRLMEHKIRHQRIRTVFISHLHGDHFFGLFGLLGTMHLNGRTEPLQVFGPAGLDEVLTMQFRHSYTQLSFELDFTAVDTTQHAQVFEDKNLTVHTLPMRHRIPCCGYLFREKPKRRRLLASRLPNGLTPAQLTALTLGEDLLDEQGQLLVANAAVTAEPKRARSYAFCSDTMYTESLADLVHGVDLLYHEATFMDDLRERAAVTHHSTARQAGLLARRAEVHRLLIGHFSSRYRDLEPLLNEAKTQFEWTELAVEGLTISLAE
- a CDS encoding CaiB/BaiF CoA transferase family protein produces the protein MNSSDELPLTGLRVLELASVLAGPQVGQFLAELGADVLKLEAPVGDVTRTWRTPAEDPATTVTAYFSSANWGKRSQTLDLTTAAGQAALHQLTAAADIVLTSYKPGDAEKLCADYATLAALNPRLIYGHITGYGPTETRAGYDAVLQAEIGFMHLNAPGPGQPPQKMPVALIDLLTAHQLKEGLLTALYRRERTGRGALVQVSLLDSALASLANQAATYLVTGQEPQPLGSGHPSIVPYGTVYTAQDGTRLLLAVGSDRQFQQLCQVLERPQWSGEARFRRNPDRVAHRAALEQLLAHRIAEVPGQTLLAALERLAVPAGAVRTVGEALAHPLAQPMLLPPAPGFPYAGLRTVAFRSSAWPVAAALSAPPAFEPE
- a CDS encoding class I SAM-dependent methyltransferase codes for the protein MLDRFSAQADLYARYRIDYPAALYGWLLPQVPGHGRAWDCATGNGQVAAVLARHFGQVEATDISAAQLAQAARQPNITYQQAPAEHTPFAAASFDLVTVAQAVHWFDMAAFNAEVRRVLQPGGVVAEWGYGLLCISPALDPLVQHFHNDTMRPYWDANRWHITDEYARLPFPFDEVQQARFEVRRQWSAEWFLNYLRTWSSVVKYQQQHGQDTVLLLADEVTRLWGPGEREVVFPVFARAGRR